From a single Micromonospora sp. WMMD1102 genomic region:
- a CDS encoding alkaline phosphatase D family protein: MDVSPISRRRFLRVAGGTATAVAVSQLVAELPEAYAAELDPAPFTLGVASGEPHHDSVVLWTRLAPDPLDAEDGGMPAEPVRVRWEVARDPGFRQPVRHGEVTARPESAHSVHVVVPHLQPDRWYWYRFRVGDVVSRTGRTRTLPAPGAKVDHLRFAFASCQSWVGGAYPAYRDMAEQELDFVVHLGDYVYETTDGSLTEFRRLHALYKTSPDLRAAHARFPFVLTFDDHEVQNNYAGPVAGAAGDGRPFLERRANGYQAYHEHLPLRPEQRPDGPDMLLYRRFDFGRLARFSVLDTRQYRSDQALGDGRKEPTGEVFDPTRTMTGPEQERWLLDGLRRSRARWNVIAQQTVMAAFDYDLGPGRIVNLDQWDGYPPARSRILDFVARHRTSNPVVLSGDWHTHWVNDLTTDFADPRARTVATEFVGTSISSGAGWDADVRAGLAANPHVRFYNGSYRGYVICDVTERRWRADLRIVLDARDAASPAYTIAAFEVRDGVPGARRVDAGDGIVGRVSDQVTGAVLPNVEVTVVRADGSRLAAGSTDPAGEVLAFAPPGDYTVSVNGVGYEPVTRDVSVRAGTPTRLDLRLARAATRAGTGRTVPGPQSSAGVADLVLGNDLVALAVSAGTDDPQLAGVTVGKPLDFAAVGHLDQLDWINLPYASATQPRGNNAWQQRTVRSTAVEVLAGPVAAVRATGVSTAVPEIAVVTTYSIRPGEPWVNAESVFRNDGAVPRTFWTGDALDHDGAGQRSGIPGHGTVTSETAVEYLPSAPWIGMTGSDRQTYGLCYERADFVGYAAYNWVMSQWQVTLEPGATFTLRRRIVALDNGGAVDPFGVLGNI, encoded by the coding sequence GTGGACGTCTCTCCGATCAGCAGGCGGCGGTTCCTCAGGGTCGCCGGTGGCACCGCCACGGCGGTGGCGGTCAGCCAGCTCGTCGCGGAACTGCCCGAGGCGTACGCGGCGGAGCTGGATCCCGCCCCGTTCACCCTCGGCGTCGCCTCCGGCGAGCCGCACCACGACAGCGTGGTGCTCTGGACCCGGCTCGCCCCGGACCCGCTGGACGCCGAGGACGGCGGGATGCCGGCCGAGCCGGTGCGGGTGCGCTGGGAGGTGGCCCGGGATCCGGGCTTCCGGCAGCCGGTGCGGCACGGCGAGGTGACCGCGCGGCCCGAGTCGGCCCACTCGGTGCATGTGGTGGTGCCGCACCTGCAACCCGACCGCTGGTACTGGTACAGGTTCCGGGTCGGCGACGTCGTCAGCCGCACCGGGCGTACCCGGACCCTGCCGGCGCCCGGCGCGAAGGTCGACCACCTGCGGTTCGCCTTCGCCTCCTGCCAGTCCTGGGTCGGCGGCGCCTACCCGGCCTACCGGGACATGGCCGAGCAGGAACTCGACTTCGTGGTGCACCTCGGCGACTACGTCTACGAGACCACCGACGGCAGCCTGACCGAGTTCCGCCGGCTGCACGCCCTCTACAAGACCTCGCCGGACCTGCGGGCCGCGCACGCCCGGTTCCCGTTCGTGCTCACCTTCGACGACCATGAGGTGCAGAACAACTACGCCGGCCCGGTCGCCGGGGCTGCCGGGGACGGGCGGCCGTTCCTGGAGCGCCGGGCGAACGGCTACCAGGCGTACCACGAGCACCTGCCGCTCCGGCCCGAGCAGCGGCCGGACGGGCCGGACATGCTGCTCTACCGCCGCTTCGACTTCGGCCGGCTGGCCCGGTTCAGCGTGCTCGACACCCGGCAGTACCGCAGCGACCAGGCCCTCGGCGACGGCCGCAAGGAGCCGACCGGCGAGGTCTTCGACCCGACCCGGACGATGACCGGCCCGGAGCAGGAGCGCTGGCTGCTGGACGGGCTGCGCCGGTCGAGGGCGCGGTGGAACGTGATCGCCCAGCAGACCGTCATGGCCGCCTTCGACTACGACCTCGGCCCCGGGCGGATCGTCAACCTGGACCAGTGGGACGGCTATCCGCCGGCCCGGTCCCGGATCCTCGACTTCGTCGCCCGGCACCGGACCTCCAACCCGGTCGTCCTGAGTGGAGACTGGCACACCCACTGGGTCAACGACCTGACCACCGACTTCGCCGACCCGCGCGCCCGGACCGTCGCCACCGAGTTCGTCGGCACCTCGATCTCCTCCGGCGCCGGCTGGGACGCCGACGTCCGCGCCGGGCTGGCCGCCAACCCGCACGTGCGGTTCTACAACGGCAGCTATCGCGGGTACGTAATCTGCGACGTCACCGAGCGACGCTGGCGGGCCGACCTGCGGATCGTGCTGGACGCCCGGGACGCGGCGTCGCCGGCGTACACGATCGCGGCGTTCGAGGTGCGCGACGGGGTGCCGGGGGCGCGGCGGGTCGACGCCGGGGACGGGATCGTCGGCCGGGTCAGCGACCAGGTCACCGGTGCCGTCCTGCCGAACGTCGAGGTGACGGTGGTCCGGGCCGACGGCAGCCGGCTGGCGGCCGGCAGCACCGACCCGGCCGGCGAGGTGCTCGCCTTCGCCCCGCCCGGCGACTACACGGTCAGCGTGAACGGGGTCGGCTACGAACCGGTGACCCGCGACGTGAGCGTCCGGGCGGGTACGCCGACCCGGCTCGACCTGCGGCTGGCCCGCGCGGCGACCCGGGCAGGCACCGGCCGTACCGTTCCCGGGCCGCAGTCCTCGGCCGGCGTCGCCGACCTGGTGCTCGGCAACGACCTGGTGGCGCTCGCCGTGTCGGCCGGTACGGACGACCCGCAGCTCGCCGGGGTGACGGTCGGCAAGCCGCTGGACTTCGCCGCCGTCGGCCACCTCGACCAGCTCGACTGGATCAACCTGCCGTACGCCTCGGCGACCCAGCCGCGCGGCAACAACGCCTGGCAGCAGCGGACCGTCCGGTCCACCGCCGTGGAGGTGCTCGCCGGGCCGGTGGCGGCGGTCCGGGCCACCGGGGTCAGTACGGCCGTGCCGGAGATCGCGGTGGTGACGACGTACAGTATCCGGCCGGGTGAGCCGTGGGTGAACGCGGAGAGTGTCTTCCGCAACGACGGTGCTGTGCCCCGGACGTTCTGGACCGGTGACGCACTCGACCACGACGGTGCCGGGCAGCGCAGCGGGATACCGGGGCACGGCACCGTCACCAGCGAGACCGCCGTCGAATACCTGCCGTCCGCGCCGTGGATCGGGATGACCGGCTCGGACCGGCAGACGTACGGGCTCTGTTACGAGCGGGCCGACTTCGTCGGGTACGCCGCGTACAACTGGGTGATGAGCCAGTGGCAGGTGACGCTGGAACCGGGCGCCACGTTCACGCTGCGGCGCCGGATCGTCGCGCTGGACAACGGCGGCGCGGTCGACCCGTTCGGCGTACTCGGAAATATCTGA
- a CDS encoding DASS family sodium-coupled anion symporter, with amino-acid sequence MASTSDSSDTAPASSDTAPASSDTAPASSPASSDTAPASSDTAPASTDVDKALLGGGTYRSLGEQRLSPAEERFERGRRTTGLWLAPLVSVVFLALPLDMPGNQQTLAGILLGVIVLWVTEPVPIPVGGLLGVAAVVVLGVAPADDVLGPFGSSTVFTFIGAFILAQAMLKHGLARRFAFRMLSLPGVGRTTGRVIVTFGLITALLSAFVSNTATVAMLLPTALGILAVIAKLLQERGIAAADFDPTRLRVGVALMLMLAYGASVGGLLTPVGSPPNLIGRDLIAEATGERISFAEWMAVAFPICALMFVALAVVLLLLNKPEIRRIDGVAEYVAAERAKLGRLSTAERNTLVAFAVTVTLWITPGVVALVFGSESRQYEWIGGRLDEGIVAVFGAALLFLLPTEWGSRTFTLSWSDAARIDWGTILLFGTGIIFGALLESSGLARTIGDGSADLFGLGSAVAITAFAVLLAIVISETTSNTASAAVVVPIIIPVAVAAGINPFVPALAATFAASFGFMLPVSTPQNAIVYGSGVVPITRMIRSGFSFDILGAILIMLLLPLMVALVGLGS; translated from the coding sequence GTGGCCAGCACCAGCGACAGCAGCGACACCGCCCCGGCCAGCAGCGACACCGCCCCGGCCAGCAGCGACACCGCCCCGGCCAGCAGCCCGGCCAGCAGCGATACCGCGCCGGCCAGCAGCGATACCGCGCCGGCCAGTACCGACGTCGACAAGGCGTTGCTGGGCGGCGGGACCTACCGCAGCCTGGGCGAGCAGCGGCTCTCCCCGGCCGAGGAACGCTTCGAGCGGGGCCGCCGGACCACCGGCCTCTGGCTCGCCCCGCTCGTCTCGGTGGTCTTCCTGGCCCTGCCACTGGACATGCCCGGCAACCAGCAGACGCTGGCCGGGATCCTGCTCGGCGTCATCGTGCTCTGGGTCACCGAGCCGGTGCCGATCCCGGTCGGCGGGCTGCTCGGCGTCGCCGCCGTGGTCGTCCTCGGGGTGGCCCCCGCCGACGACGTACTCGGGCCGTTCGGTTCCTCGACGGTCTTCACCTTCATCGGCGCGTTCATCCTGGCCCAGGCGATGCTCAAGCACGGGCTGGCCCGGCGGTTCGCGTTCCGGATGCTGTCGCTGCCCGGGGTCGGCCGGACCACCGGCCGGGTGATCGTCACGTTCGGCCTGATCACCGCCCTGCTCTCCGCCTTCGTCTCGAACACCGCGACGGTGGCGATGCTGCTGCCGACCGCGCTCGGCATCCTCGCGGTGATCGCGAAGCTGTTGCAGGAGCGGGGCATCGCGGCAGCGGACTTCGACCCGACCCGGCTGCGGGTCGGCGTCGCGCTGATGCTGATGCTCGCCTACGGCGCCAGCGTCGGCGGCCTGCTCACCCCGGTCGGCAGCCCGCCGAACCTGATCGGCCGGGACCTGATCGCCGAGGCGACCGGGGAGCGGATCTCGTTCGCCGAGTGGATGGCGGTGGCCTTCCCGATCTGCGCGTTGATGTTCGTCGCCCTCGCCGTGGTGCTGCTGCTGTTGAACAAGCCGGAGATCCGCCGGATCGACGGCGTGGCCGAGTACGTCGCCGCCGAGCGGGCGAAACTCGGCCGGCTCTCCACCGCCGAGCGGAACACCCTGGTCGCCTTCGCCGTCACGGTGACACTCTGGATCACCCCGGGTGTGGTGGCACTGGTCTTCGGCAGCGAGTCCCGCCAGTACGAGTGGATCGGCGGGCGGCTCGACGAGGGGATCGTCGCGGTCTTCGGCGCCGCGCTGCTCTTCCTGCTGCCCACCGAGTGGGGCAGCCGGACCTTCACCCTGAGCTGGTCCGACGCGGCCCGGATCGACTGGGGCACCATCCTGCTCTTCGGCACCGGCATCATCTTCGGCGCGCTGCTGGAGAGCAGCGGACTGGCCAGGACGATCGGTGACGGCAGCGCCGACCTGTTCGGGCTGGGCAGCGCCGTCGCGATCACCGCGTTCGCGGTGCTGCTGGCGATCGTCATCTCGGAGACGACAAGCAACACCGCCTCGGCGGCGGTGGTGGTGCCGATCATCATCCCGGTGGCGGTGGCCGCCGGGATCAACCCGTTCGTGCCCGCCCTGGCCGCCACCTTCGCCGCCTCGTTCGGCTTCATGCTGCCGGTCTCCACCCCGCAGAACGCGATCGTCTACGGCTCCGGCGTCGTACCGATCACCCGGATGATCCGCTCCGGCTTCTCCTTCGACATCCTGGGCGCGATCCTGATTATGCTGCTCCTGCCGCTGATGGTCGCGCTCGTCGGGCTCGGTTCCTGA
- a CDS encoding YbaK/EbsC family protein: MSAITALASAGIPHRVLRHGPVRSVAEAAEAIGVEIPDVVKTIVVRRGAQDFVFVLVPGDRVISWPKLRTLLGVNRLALPDADEAKSATGYERGTITPFGSRTAWPVVADERLRGRTITLGTGERGIAVALDADAAVAALDGRLADVTDPEPPR; encoded by the coding sequence ATGTCCGCGATCACCGCCCTCGCCTCGGCCGGCATCCCGCACCGGGTGCTCCGGCACGGCCCGGTGCGCAGCGTGGCCGAGGCCGCCGAGGCGATCGGCGTCGAGATACCGGACGTGGTGAAGACCATCGTGGTACGCCGGGGAGCGCAGGACTTCGTCTTCGTGCTGGTACCCGGCGACCGGGTGATCTCCTGGCCGAAGCTGCGTACCCTGCTCGGGGTCAACCGGCTCGCCCTGCCGGACGCCGACGAGGCGAAGTCGGCGACCGGCTACGAGCGCGGCACCATCACCCCGTTCGGCTCCCGCACGGCCTGGCCGGTGGTGGCGGACGAACGGCTGCGGGGCCGCACCATCACGCTCGGCACCGGCGAACGCGGCATCGCCGTGGCGCTGGACGCCGACGCGGCGGTGGCCGCCCTGGACGGCCGGCTCGCCGACGTCACCGACCCCGAACCGCCCCGCTGA
- a CDS encoding NAD(P)H-binding protein translates to MNDAPVLVLGGTGKTGRRVVALLHRYGSPVRAASRSGPTRFDWHDESSWTLALAGAGAVYLVDSGGTDAAAQLTEFCARAAAVGVRRLVLLSARDWGASGDPELLAGERAVAQAGLDATILRPTWFAQNFSEFPVLWHPLRRGELVLPTGDGLVPFVDVDVDEVAVAALTRPGHAGQIYQLSGPRLLSFGAAVREIAEATGRDLRYRAVSRAEYLAGLTGAGTAAEEAESLVRSLGWIAEGRNAYLSDGVRQVLGREPRDFADYVRATAPTGVWAPERG, encoded by the coding sequence ATGAACGACGCACCCGTCCTGGTCCTCGGCGGCACCGGCAAGACCGGCCGCCGGGTCGTCGCGCTGCTGCACCGGTACGGAAGTCCGGTACGCGCCGCCTCGCGCTCCGGCCCGACCCGCTTCGACTGGCACGACGAGTCCAGCTGGACACTGGCGCTGGCCGGAGCCGGAGCGGTCTACCTGGTCGACTCCGGCGGCACGGACGCGGCGGCACAGCTCACCGAGTTCTGTGCCCGGGCCGCGGCCGTTGGGGTCCGCCGGCTGGTGCTGCTCTCCGCCCGGGACTGGGGAGCCTCCGGCGACCCCGAGCTGCTGGCCGGCGAGCGGGCGGTCGCGCAGGCAGGGCTCGACGCGACGATCCTCCGGCCGACCTGGTTCGCGCAGAACTTCAGCGAGTTCCCGGTCCTCTGGCATCCGCTGCGGCGCGGTGAACTGGTGCTGCCGACCGGCGACGGCCTGGTGCCGTTCGTCGACGTCGACGTCGACGAGGTGGCGGTGGCCGCCCTCACCCGCCCCGGACACGCCGGGCAGATTTACCAGCTCTCCGGTCCGCGACTGCTCAGCTTCGGCGCGGCGGTCCGCGAGATCGCCGAGGCGACCGGTCGGGACCTGCGCTACCGGGCGGTCTCCCGGGCGGAGTACCTCGCCGGGCTGACCGGGGCGGGCACCGCGGCGGAGGAGGCGGAGAGCCTGGTCCGGAGCCTCGGCTGGATCGCCGAGGGACGCAACGCGTACCTCTCCGACGGGGTGCGGCAGGTGCTGGGGCGCGAGCCCCGGGACTTCGCCGACTATGTCCGGGCCACCGCGCCGACCGGGGTCTGGGCCCCCGAGCGGGGCTAG
- a CDS encoding NADP-dependent oxidoreductase — protein MSIEASAGARQDGAETGGAGLTSREVRLAVRPHGEPGPENFELVSTTVPTPGPGQILVRNTWMSVDPYMRARMDDRKSYMPPFRVGAALDGAAIGEVVASEAAAVPVGATVSHTLGWREYAVLDATAATVLDTSVAPAEAYLGVLGLPGLTAYVALTDTAPVRPGDVVFVSAAAGAVGSLAGQFARRLGAARVIGSAGGPEKARRLVEEFGYDAAIDYRAGSVRAQLATAAPEGIDVYLDNVGTDHLAAALDALHIGGRVALVGAISLYNATAPVPGPTNLVLALTKRLSLRGMLVTDHLDRLADYLPLAAGWLADGSLRTANTVREGIEAAPGAFLEMLRGGNVGKMLVRLAADAD, from the coding sequence ATGTCGATCGAAGCCAGCGCCGGCGCGCGCCAGGACGGTGCCGAAACCGGCGGTGCGGGGCTGACCAGCCGGGAGGTCCGGTTGGCGGTCCGGCCGCACGGCGAACCCGGCCCGGAGAACTTCGAACTGGTCAGCACCACCGTGCCCACGCCGGGACCGGGGCAAATCCTGGTGCGGAACACCTGGATGTCGGTCGACCCCTACATGCGGGCGCGGATGGACGACCGGAAGTCGTACATGCCGCCGTTCCGGGTCGGAGCCGCCCTGGACGGTGCCGCGATCGGTGAGGTGGTCGCCTCGGAGGCCGCGGCGGTACCGGTCGGGGCGACGGTGTCGCACACCCTCGGCTGGCGCGAGTACGCCGTGCTCGACGCCACCGCCGCGACCGTGCTCGACACCTCGGTCGCGCCCGCCGAGGCGTACCTCGGGGTGCTCGGGCTACCCGGGCTGACCGCGTACGTGGCGCTCACCGACACCGCCCCGGTCCGTCCCGGCGACGTGGTGTTCGTCTCCGCCGCCGCCGGTGCGGTCGGCTCGCTGGCCGGGCAGTTCGCCCGCCGGCTCGGGGCGGCCCGGGTGATCGGCTCGGCCGGTGGGCCGGAGAAGGCGCGGCGGCTGGTCGAGGAGTTCGGCTACGACGCCGCGATCGACTACCGGGCCGGTTCGGTCCGCGCGCAGCTGGCGACGGCGGCGCCCGAGGGAATCGACGTCTACCTGGACAACGTCGGCACCGACCACCTGGCGGCGGCGCTGGACGCGCTGCACATCGGCGGCCGGGTGGCGCTGGTCGGTGCGATCAGCCTCTACAACGCGACCGCACCGGTGCCCGGCCCGACGAACCTGGTGCTGGCGCTCACCAAGCGGCTCAGCCTGCGGGGCATGCTGGTGACCGACCACCTGGACCGGCTCGCCGACTACCTGCCACTGGCCGCCGGTTGGCTGGCCGACGGCTCGCTGCGCACCGCGAACACGGTCCGGGAGGGGATCGAGGCGGCTCCGGGCGCCTTCCTGGAGATGCTCCGGGGTGGCAACGTCGGAAAGATGCTCGTCCGGCTCGCCGCCGACGCCGATTAG
- a CDS encoding FAD-dependent oxidoreductase, whose protein sequence is MNQHDQSSVSRRGFLRAVGVSGGAGAMLATMGALGLAPTAVSAAPPFRAPNRSDFHLTGRSGARVVVLGGGVAGLAVAYELGKAGYDCTVLEARSRPGGRNLTIRGGDVETDLDGQTQRAGFSDGVYFNAGPGRIAQWMVTMDYCRELGVPVEVFTNANADAWIYNASAGMTAPVRYRTARADVYGYVSELLAKATDQGALDDRLTAEDKQRLLSFLQSFGAIGGRTDGWAYTGTGRRGYASYPGAGNDSGTPLGAPPPLADVFASNVGRYFAFEMGYDQAMLMFQPVGGMDQIPRALAKAVGMHRIQLGAEVTGVTDRGGRVEVTYRKGGRERLLRADFCVATLPPQLMARVPHNLGTDVTAALGGFPAAASGKIGLEYRSRWWESDQRIYGGITETDLDLAHIWYPSYGFHGRRGLIVGYYNTGANARAYSALTPAQRQERAVMQGVKIHGEKYRSELATAYSHAWDRTRFLEGAWTSPPHGTAGYDLLLRPAGRVYFAGDWLSHEVAWQHGSFVSARSAVTALHQRVMTS, encoded by the coding sequence ATGAACCAGCACGACCAGTCCTCGGTCAGCCGCCGGGGCTTTCTCCGGGCGGTCGGGGTCAGCGGCGGGGCGGGCGCGATGCTCGCCACGATGGGCGCGCTCGGGCTCGCCCCGACCGCCGTGTCGGCGGCACCGCCGTTCCGGGCACCGAACCGGTCCGACTTCCACCTGACCGGCCGCTCAGGCGCCCGGGTGGTGGTGCTCGGCGGCGGCGTCGCCGGCCTGGCCGTCGCCTACGAGCTGGGCAAGGCCGGGTACGACTGCACGGTGCTGGAGGCGCGCTCCCGCCCCGGCGGCCGGAACCTGACCATCCGGGGCGGCGACGTGGAAACCGACCTCGACGGGCAGACCCAGCGGGCCGGCTTCTCCGACGGCGTCTACTTCAACGCCGGGCCGGGCCGGATCGCGCAGTGGATGGTCACCATGGACTACTGCCGCGAACTGGGCGTACCGGTGGAGGTCTTTACGAACGCCAACGCGGACGCCTGGATCTACAACGCCTCGGCCGGGATGACCGCCCCGGTCCGTTACCGCACCGCCCGGGCCGACGTCTACGGCTACGTCTCCGAACTGCTGGCCAAGGCGACCGACCAGGGGGCGCTGGACGACCGGCTGACCGCCGAGGACAAGCAGCGGCTGCTCTCCTTCCTACAGAGCTTCGGCGCGATCGGCGGGCGTACCGACGGATGGGCGTACACCGGCACCGGCCGGCGGGGGTACGCCAGTTATCCCGGGGCGGGCAACGACAGTGGCACACCGCTGGGCGCCCCGCCGCCGCTGGCGGATGTCTTCGCCAGCAACGTCGGCCGGTACTTCGCCTTCGAGATGGGCTACGACCAGGCGATGTTGATGTTCCAGCCGGTGGGCGGGATGGACCAGATCCCCCGGGCCCTGGCGAAGGCGGTCGGCATGCACCGGATCCAGCTCGGCGCCGAGGTGACCGGGGTGACCGACCGGGGTGGCCGGGTCGAGGTGACCTACCGCAAGGGTGGCCGGGAACGCCTGCTCCGGGCCGACTTCTGCGTGGCGACGCTGCCGCCGCAGCTGATGGCCCGGGTGCCGCACAACCTCGGCACCGACGTGACGGCGGCGCTCGGCGGCTTCCCGGCCGCCGCGTCCGGCAAGATCGGGCTGGAGTACCGCAGCCGGTGGTGGGAGTCGGACCAGCGCATCTACGGCGGCATCACCGAGACCGACCTGGACCTGGCGCACATCTGGTACCCGTCGTACGGCTTCCACGGCCGGCGGGGCCTGATCGTCGGCTACTACAACACCGGGGCGAACGCGCGGGCGTACAGTGCGCTGACTCCGGCGCAACGGCAGGAGCGGGCGGTCATGCAGGGGGTGAAGATCCACGGCGAGAAGTACCGCTCGGAGCTGGCCACGGCGTACTCGCACGCCTGGGACCGGACCCGCTTCCTGGAGGGTGCCTGGACGTCGCCGCCGCACGGCACCGCCGGCTACGACCTGCTGCTCCGCCCGGCCGGCCGGGTCTACTTCGCCGGTGACTGGCTCAGCCACGAGGTGGCCTGGCAGCACGGATCGTTCGTCTCGGCCCGCTCGGCGGTCACCGCGCTGCACCAGCGGGTGATGACGTCCTGA
- the mdlC gene encoding benzoylformate decarboxylase has translation MTTVHEATYDLLRSLGLTTLFGNPGSTEEPFLKNFPADFAYVLALQEASAVAMADGYAQSSGRPVHVNLHTAPGTGNAMGSLVTAWHNKTPMIVTAGQQTRTMSLSEPMLTNVRPTQLPEPYVKWSHEPMRAQDIPEAFMRALATAVQPPAGPVYLSLPLDDWDEPASGTAQVRRVSTRVAPDPAELDRFAEILAASRQPMLVIGAGVDRAGGWAEAVALAERSRAPVWQPPFADRVGFPQHHPQFQGLLPPAIGPLAEKLVGYDTVLVIGAPVFRYYPYVPGRRGYLPDGTRLLHVTDDPAEAARAPVGDSLVGDVTLACAGLAERLPPTDRPLPPHRPAPPDAAGDTPLSPDALFGALAAEWPSDGIVVPESPSNLSVLHRQLTITRPGSYYKMASGGLGFALPAAVGIALAQRDTRQHRPVVAVIGDGSFQYSPQALWTAAQHRLPVVFVVPVNQEYGVLKAFAELEETPGVPGLELPGLDIPGIARGYGCTAHQVESVDEFRAAFRAALGTEGPTVLAVPITRDVAPLL, from the coding sequence ATGACAACGGTGCACGAAGCGACCTACGACCTGCTCCGTTCCCTCGGCCTGACCACCCTGTTCGGCAACCCCGGTTCCACCGAGGAGCCATTTCTGAAGAACTTTCCGGCCGACTTCGCGTACGTGCTGGCCCTACAGGAGGCGTCGGCCGTCGCGATGGCGGACGGCTACGCCCAGTCCAGCGGCCGCCCGGTGCACGTCAACCTGCACACCGCGCCCGGCACCGGGAACGCGATGGGCAGCCTCGTCACCGCCTGGCACAACAAGACGCCCATGATCGTTACCGCCGGCCAGCAGACCCGGACGATGAGCCTCTCCGAGCCGATGCTGACCAACGTGCGCCCGACCCAGCTTCCCGAGCCGTACGTCAAGTGGAGTCACGAGCCGATGCGCGCCCAGGACATCCCGGAGGCGTTCATGCGGGCGCTGGCCACCGCGGTCCAGCCGCCGGCCGGGCCGGTCTACCTCTCCCTACCGCTGGACGACTGGGACGAACCGGCCAGCGGCACCGCCCAGGTACGCCGGGTGAGCACCCGGGTCGCACCCGATCCGGCGGAACTGGACCGCTTCGCCGAGATCCTGGCGGCCAGTCGGCAGCCCATGCTGGTGATCGGCGCCGGGGTCGACCGGGCCGGCGGCTGGGCCGAGGCGGTCGCCCTCGCCGAACGGAGCCGGGCACCGGTCTGGCAGCCGCCGTTCGCCGACCGGGTCGGCTTCCCCCAGCACCATCCCCAGTTCCAGGGACTGCTGCCACCGGCGATCGGGCCGCTGGCCGAGAAACTGGTCGGGTACGACACCGTACTGGTGATCGGTGCCCCGGTGTTCCGTTACTACCCGTACGTCCCGGGTCGGCGGGGCTACCTGCCGGACGGGACCCGGCTGCTGCACGTCACCGACGATCCTGCCGAGGCGGCCCGGGCACCGGTCGGGGACAGCCTGGTCGGTGACGTGACGCTGGCCTGCGCCGGGCTGGCCGAGCGGCTGCCGCCGACGGACCGACCGCTGCCGCCGCACCGGCCCGCCCCACCGGACGCGGCAGGCGACACCCCACTCTCCCCGGACGCGCTCTTCGGGGCGCTCGCCGCCGAGTGGCCCTCCGACGGGATCGTCGTGCCCGAGTCCCCCTCCAACCTCAGCGTGCTGCACCGGCAACTGACCATCACCCGGCCGGGCTCGTACTACAAGATGGCCAGCGGTGGCCTCGGCTTCGCGCTGCCGGCGGCCGTCGGCATCGCGCTCGCCCAGCGGGACACCCGGCAGCACCGGCCGGTGGTGGCGGTGATCGGGGACGGCTCGTTCCAGTACTCGCCACAGGCGCTCTGGACCGCCGCCCAGCACCGGCTACCGGTCGTCTTCGTGGTGCCGGTCAACCAGGAGTACGGCGTACTGAAAGCCTTCGCCGAGTTGGAGGAGACGCCGGGGGTGCCCGGCCTGGAACTGCCCGGCCTGGACATCCCCGGCATCGCCCGGGGCTACGGCTGCACGGCGCACCAGGTGGAGTCGGTGGACGAGTTCCGGGCGGCGTTCCGGGCGGCGCTCGGCACGGAAGGTCCGACCGTGCTCGCCGTGCCGATCACCCGGGACGTCGCACCACTGCTCTGA
- a CDS encoding C39 family peptidase, with protein MSGRRNRLALASAAVLAAAASTGVVLASTGSPEAPETGSTVAVAEVGAPAAGQAGAAATTAPRTTAPQTTAPATEAPTTAPASKAAKAAPTSTPSKRPAPPAAKLLDYDFQTQINGWYCGPAATRIALTVRDKQPSQDSVAADLGTTTSGTNSAQDTTRVLNKIIGTDFYRTTAIPGGAATPAQMDRLQADVVHAVTSGYAVVMNIAGSATDLDGGWHSYPGGHYLTVVGYRDDGRTVKIADPAIPGEDSNYWMSTIDLANWAATRGYSS; from the coding sequence ATGTCGGGCCGCCGGAACCGGCTCGCGCTCGCCTCGGCCGCGGTGCTCGCCGCCGCCGCCTCGACCGGGGTCGTGCTGGCCTCGACCGGCTCGCCGGAGGCCCCGGAGACCGGCTCGACCGTCGCCGTCGCCGAAGTCGGCGCCCCCGCCGCGGGTCAGGCCGGAGCGGCCGCCACCACCGCGCCGCGGACGACGGCGCCGCAGACCACCGCCCCGGCGACCGAGGCACCGACCACGGCGCCGGCCAGCAAGGCGGCCAAGGCGGCCCCGACCAGCACCCCGAGCAAGCGGCCGGCGCCGCCCGCGGCCAAGCTGCTGGACTACGATTTCCAGACCCAGATCAACGGTTGGTACTGCGGCCCGGCCGCCACCCGGATCGCGCTCACCGTCCGGGACAAGCAGCCGAGCCAGGACTCAGTAGCCGCCGACCTCGGCACCACGACGAGCGGCACGAACTCGGCCCAGGACACCACCCGGGTACTCAACAAGATCATCGGTACCGACTTCTACCGCACCACGGCCATCCCCGGCGGCGCGGCCACCCCGGCCCAGATGGACCGGCTCCAGGCGGACGTCGTGCACGCCGTCACCAGCGGATACGCCGTGGTGATGAACATCGCCGGCTCGGCCACCGACCTGGACGGCGGTTGGCACAGCTACCCCGGCGGGCACTACCTGACGGTGGTCGGCTACCGCGACGACGGCCGTACGGTGAAGATTGCCGACCCGGCCATCCCGGGCGAGGACAGCAACTACTGGATGAGCACCATCGACCTGGCGAACTGGGCGGCCACCCGGGGCTACTCGTCCTGA